The Haloterrigena turkmenica DSM 5511 genome includes the window AAGTATTCCTGAATTCCCATATCGCGTTATTGCCGACTGGTGGGAAAAGCATAGTGAACTGACCGGACGCAATGCGTACGTAGTTCGAGCGACTGACCGGTCCGACTCGACCGGTCAGGCGAGCACGTCGACCTCGTAGCCGGCCCCGCGCAGGTCGGAGAGGAACGCGTCGACGTGGTCTGGACCGCGCATCTCGAGTTCGATTTCGACTTCCGTATCGCTCATCTCGACGTCGCGGGAGGTCCGATCGTGGTGGATGGCGTAGATGTTCGCCTGGTGGGCGGTGAAGATATCGAGCAGATCCTCGAGCGCGCCCGGCCGGTCCTTCAGAACGGTTTGGATCTTCAGGTAGCGCCCGGTCTCGACGAGACCGCGGACGATGACGTTCGTCAGCGTGTTGAGGTCGATGTTACCGCCACAGAGCGCGGGGACGATGACTTCGCCCTCGTCGTAGTCGAACTTCTCGAAGAGGACGGCGGCGAGGGGCACCGCGCCCGCGCCCTCGACGAGCGTCTTCGAGCGCTCGAGGAGGTAAACCAGGGCGACGGCGATTTCGGGATCGGAGACGGTGACGACCTCGTCGACGTACTCCTGAATATAGGGAAACGTCTGCTCGCCGACGCTGCGGGTCGCGATGCCGTCGGCGATGGTGTCGACCTCGTCGATCGAAACCCGCTCGCCCTTCTCGAGCGAGGCGGCGGCACTCGAGGCGCCCGTGGCCTGGACGCCGATGACGCGCACGTCCGGGTTCTGCTCCTTGATCGCGGTCGCGATGCCGCTGATGAGGCCGCCGCCGCCGATGGGGACGACGACGGTCTCGACGTCGGGGCAGTCCTCGAGGATCTCAAGGCCGATCGTGCCCTGTCCGGCCATGACGTACTCGTCGTCGAAGGCGTGGACGTAGGTCCGCCCCTCCTCGCGTTCGATCTCGTGGGCGCGCTCGGCGGCCTCGTTGTAGTCTCGACCCGACAGGACGACCTCGGCGCCGTAGCTCTTGGTCGCCTTGACCTTCGAGATCGGCGCGTGTTCGGGCATGACGATCTTCGAGTCGACGCCCGACCGCGTGGCCGCGAGCGCGACCCCCTGGGCGTGGTTGCCGGCGCTGGCGGTGACGACGCCCGCGTCCTTCTGATCCTCGGAGAGCGTCGCGATCCGGTTGGTCGCCCCGCGGATCTTGAACGCGCCGGTCCGCTGGAAGTTCTCCAGTTTCAGGTGTACCTCGGCATCGGTCATCGAGGAATAGGTGTGCGAGCGCTCGAGCGGCGTGTGTCTGGACGTTTCCCGTACTCGTTCGCGAGCCTCGAGAATATCGTCGAGTTCGAGCATACGCCCGACTACGGGGCGGGTACTGTAAGACTGTCGGGGATGACTCGCCGGTCGGCCCGGCGCTTACGGCGACCCCAACAGGACAGTGTTGCCGATTCGGCAACACGACAGGGAATACAGGGAATGCACGGCGTGTGACGTGCGAGTGTAGAACGGGACGCAGAGCATATAAAGCTCATGGCTCCGAAGTAAAAGTGAAATCGCCAGACAGCGGCGGGGAAACGCCCGCGTCTGACGGTTGGCAGACGACCGTCATTCGTCTCTTCTTACCACGGTGGTGTTTGGCACGATAGCGGCGCGCACCGCGTCGCGAAACGGGCGGTCGTCCGGCCAGCCGTCGGCGGCGTGGGCACCGAGCCGACCCGGGTCGCCGACGTAGATCCAGACGCGCCGGTCGTCCGGCCCCGAAACCGCAACCCGAACGTACAGGTCGCGATCGACTCCTTCGTAGCGATCGAGCCGCTCGAGCGCGGGTTCGTCGACCGCGAGGAGCCGGCCCTCGACGCTGCCGCCCGGAACGAGCGTCGGATATCGGCCGTCGACGCGGTGGAGCCCCTCGAGCGTCGCCGGCCCGGCGAACTCGTACTCACCGGGGCCGTCCTCGAGCAGCGACGCGACCCGTTCGGGGTCGGTCAGCGTTCCGTAGACGAAGACCAGCACGCGTCGGCGTACGCGCTCGACGGTCTTGCCCGTACTGGTCGGACCGGCGCTACCGGGACCGGTATCGGTTCCGATGTCGTCGAAACAGACCTGCGACGCCGAAAAAACTGACTCGCTCGAGTGGCCGCGTTACCGTTCGTCGACCGGGACGAACTCCTGATCCGTCGGGCCGGTGTATCGCGAGAGCGGGCGGATGAGGCGGTTGTCCTCCTGGTACTCGAGGACGTGACCGACCCAGCCGCCGGCGCGGCTCATCGCGAAGATGGGCGTGTACATGTCGATCGGGATGCCGAGCTGGTAGTAGACCGAGCCCGAGTAGAAGTCGACGTTCGGGGCGATACCCCGTTCGGCGAGTCCCTTCTCCTCGGAGAGGTACTGCTCGATGGTGGTGGTGATCTCGTACCACTTGTCGTCGCCCTCCTCGGCGAGTTCCTTGCTGCGCTCTTGCAGGATCTTCGCGCGGGGGTCCTTGACGTTGTAGACGCGGTGGCCGAATCCGGGAATGCGACGGCCTTCGTCGGTCGCCTGCTCGACCCAGTCGAGGGGGTCGAGGTTGCTCTCGTCGATCTCGAAGAGGACCTCCATGACGTCCTGATTAGCGCCGCCGTGAAGCGGGCCGGAAAGGGCGCTGACACCGCCGGTCACGGCGCTGTAGATGTCGGCCATCGTCGAGCCGATCACCATCGACGTAAACGTCGAAGCGTTCAGGCCGTGGTCCGCGTGCAGGATCAGCGCCTGGTCGAAGGTTTCGGCGTGGACGTCACCGGGTTCCTCGCCGGTCAGCATATACAGGAAGTTCGCCGCCAGACCCAGCTCAGGGTGGGGATCGACCGGCTCCTCGCCCTGGCGGTAACGCTCGAAGGCCGCCAGCGCAGTCGGGATCTTGGCGGTGATGCGTCGCCCCTTTCGCATCGTCGCCTCGAGATCCTCGGGATCGGCGTCGCTCTCGGGCTCGTAGGCCGAGAACATCGAAACTGCGGTTCGGAGTGCGGCCATCGGCCGCTCGTCGGCCGCCGCGAGTCGCTCCATGGCGTCGAGAACGTCGTCGTGAACCCCGCGCTCCTCGGAGAGCGCCGCGGAGAACTCCTCGAGTTCGTCCGCGGTCGGGAGTTCGCCGTGCCAGAGGAGATAGAGGACTTCTTCGTAGCTCGCGCCGCGAGCGAGATCCTCGATCGAGTACCCTCGATAGATCAGTCGACCGGCGTCACCATCGATCGAGCTGAGCCCTGACTCTGCGACAAGGACTCCCTCCAGTCCTTTTTTGAGATCGTCAGCCATGGTCGGTATTTCGCACCCCATTGGAAAAGTATTGTCGTTTGTTCGCCGTCACAGCCAAACGCGTGTGATGTCTCCGTTTCGTTCCGAGCGTGTGAACAATCGAACCCGTTATAAGGGGAACTAATTCGACGTTCGGTCACCAGCTACTGTATGCAGCGGATTATTTTACATTATTTTTCGAGCAATGCGTCGAGCAGCTTCGTCTGGGCGGCGGCCAGATGCTCGGTGAGCGTCGACCGAGCGATTCCCAGTTCCTCGGCGACGTCCGTCGCGTTCGCGCCTTTCGGGTAGTCGAAGTACCCCATCTCGTGGGCCGTCTCGAGGATCTCGCGCTGGCGCGTCGTCAGCAGGTCGCGGTCGACCAGAACCGGATCCGACGTCTCGTCGTCGTGGTCCTGCGTGAGTTCCTCGACGAGGACGCTCTCGAACCGATCCCGGAGATCGTCGACGATGTCGGCGATCTCCGTCAGTTCGAGGGTGCGAAACGTCAACTGGAGCGCGCCGTCCTGTGCGCGGACCGAAGAGACGGGCGTCCCGGTTCCCTCGACGATTTCGCACGCGCAGTCGGCCTCGCTCTCGCGTTCGAATCGATAGATCTCCTCGCGTTCGTTCGCCTGGATCGGGGTCAGGTCGGTCGCGGTACCGGCGTCGATCGACTCCGCCCCGGCGTCGGCGGCGATACCGAACTCTTCGACGACCGTCCCGTCGGTCGACGCGCGCGACCGCGTCACGGAGGTGATCGGCTCGTCGGTAGACGCCGACACGTCCGCGATCGGGCAGTCCCCGGGATCCTCGACGACGACTGTGGCTCGAAACCCGGTCATGTGAACAGAGTACGCACTGTGCGTATTAACCCGACACCGGAATTCCCGCCGGCTGAAAACACCGAAAGCCCCTGCGCCGCTCGACCCACTGGACGAGCGGCACAGCCCCTTTCAGTCCCACCCGAAAGCCCCGACCCGCTGGCGCAGGCGCCAGCGGGTCGCCCCTTTCAGTCTCGCCCGCCCGCGGTGGCCGCTCGGCGGCCGAAACGGGGAAACAGACCGGTCGACC containing:
- a CDS encoding gamma-glutamylcyclotransferase family protein, coding for MLVFVYGTLTDPERVASLLEDGPGEYEFAGPATLEGLHRVDGRYPTLVPGGSVEGRLLAVDEPALERLDRYEGVDRDLYVRVAVSGPDDRRVWIYVGDPGRLGAHAADGWPDDRPFRDAVRAAIVPNTTVVRRDE
- the citZ gene encoding citrate synthase, producing the protein MADDLKKGLEGVLVAESGLSSIDGDAGRLIYRGYSIEDLARGASYEEVLYLLWHGELPTADELEEFSAALSEERGVHDDVLDAMERLAAADERPMAALRTAVSMFSAYEPESDADPEDLEATMRKGRRITAKIPTALAAFERYRQGEEPVDPHPELGLAANFLYMLTGEEPGDVHAETFDQALILHADHGLNASTFTSMVIGSTMADIYSAVTGGVSALSGPLHGGANQDVMEVLFEIDESNLDPLDWVEQATDEGRRIPGFGHRVYNVKDPRAKILQERSKELAEEGDDKWYEITTTIEQYLSEEKGLAERGIAPNVDFYSGSVYYQLGIPIDMYTPIFAMSRAGGWVGHVLEYQEDNRLIRPLSRYTGPTDQEFVPVDER
- the ilvA gene encoding threonine ammonia-lyase, translating into MLELDDILEARERVRETSRHTPLERSHTYSSMTDAEVHLKLENFQRTGAFKIRGATNRIATLSEDQKDAGVVTASAGNHAQGVALAATRSGVDSKIVMPEHAPISKVKATKSYGAEVVLSGRDYNEAAERAHEIEREEGRTYVHAFDDEYVMAGQGTIGLEILEDCPDVETVVVPIGGGGLISGIATAIKEQNPDVRVIGVQATGASSAAASLEKGERVSIDEVDTIADGIATRSVGEQTFPYIQEYVDEVVTVSDPEIAVALVYLLERSKTLVEGAGAVPLAAVLFEKFDYDEGEVIVPALCGGNIDLNTLTNVIVRGLVETGRYLKIQTVLKDRPGALEDLLDIFTAHQANIYAIHHDRTSRDVEMSDTEVEIELEMRGPDHVDAFLSDLRGAGYEVDVLA
- a CDS encoding helix-turn-helix domain-containing protein, translating into MTGFRATVVVEDPGDCPIADVSASTDEPITSVTRSRASTDGTVVEEFGIAADAGAESIDAGTATDLTPIQANEREEIYRFERESEADCACEIVEGTGTPVSSVRAQDGALQLTFRTLELTEIADIVDDLRDRFESVLVEELTQDHDDETSDPVLVDRDLLTTRQREILETAHEMGYFDYPKGANATDVAEELGIARSTLTEHLAAAQTKLLDALLEK